The candidate division KSB1 bacterium genome segment AGTATTCACGAATCATGTTCCAATTTTCGGAAATGATCGCATAATCCTTGGAATTGAAAGCATAAAGCCAGATGCCGTAAAGAATATGCATCACCGGCCGATTCCCGATATTTGCGTAAATATCCTCTCCCCAAACTTGACTGAGGGGATGATATTCCCGGCGTTTTCCCTGCGTACGACTTAAATGAGCCGTAGACCATTCCCTGTGCTGCCAAGGTGAAGCAGTCGGATGCGCCAATTCGGCGCGAATGTAATCCCCGACTGCCGTTCGCTGCGCCGGCATCAAATGGTTGTAGGCTCTGGCCAATGTCCAGATGATTCGAGCCGGCTCAAGGTACATAAAATAGGTTTCCCAGATGATGTCGCCGTAATAGACCCGTAACGGAGCTAATGCGTTATATTGCAGGACGGTGTCGATCTGCGCCCGCAGTTCGCGCAGCATGGACTCGGGCGCGTTGACGTTGTAGGTGACCGGCGTTTGCCATATATACGGACTGCGGTCTTGTGCTCGAATCGAGGTAACGAATAGCAGAAGAAAGAATGTATTTTTTAAAACGCTTTTCATATCCCACCTCTTAACGTAGATCGGTTTCCACGCAAACCACGCCATAATTTTCACACCAAAACGCAAATCCGCCTGCAAAAGAGGGCGCTACGCGACCCTGCCAATGCGGCTGCGAAGTCTCGGGAAGATTGATCTCATTATAAACATACCAAAAATTTGCACCGGTAAAATCGCCGCCGTCGCGGACCTGAGCTTCCACCTGAACGTAGGAATAATCGGCAGTGGTCAAATCGATGACCTGGGTGCCGCGAAAATTCTGTCGCATCCAGAGCAGATTTCCGGAAACCGAAAGCGCATAGAGATTGTCTGACTCGCGCATCCACATGCCGCCGTCTCGTCCCAACTCAATTCGCATCCGTCGACCGGTTTGCGGATGGATGTACATGATATCCATATTATAATTCGATCCAAAAATGGAACTCGGACCGTCGGTAAAGGTGGGAAAGCGGGTCTTGAACCAGCTCAGGACGCGATTTTGATTGTCGACCACCATGCTGGGCGGCGACATGCCGCAACCGTCATTTGGACCAGAGGCGATCGGAAACGCTTCGTCGAAAGAAGGCAGTCGAAAAGCATATTTGGTTTTCCAGTCCGGTGAAGCGTAAGGATAAGGACTGTTACCCGTTAACCAAGCAAGGATCTTTTGTTCTTCGTCGTCGAACGAGGTAGATGCCTCCATAACCTCTTCCATCATCCATTCGCTGCCGAACATCGGCGCCGGAACGGCCGTGACATAAGCCATATTATCGAGAATGACCACATGGGTATCCCGAAAGGACTGACCGTAAACGCGGCGGCTGCGGAGTAAAGCCCCAGTCTGCGCGTTCAGCAAATGGACGTTCATATCCTCTGAACAGACCACCAGATAGTTGTCATTTGCCGCCGGCGTGCCCTGCACAGGATAGCGAAGGTTCTGCGACCAAAGAACCGCGCCGCTCTGCAGATCGATGGCGGAAACCCGACCGGAGTGGTCTGCGCAGTAAACTCTGCCGGAGCGAATGATCGGCGCAATGGTAATCGCTTTGGGAAAATCGACCCGCCATAAAATGCCGCCGGTCGGCGTCGAGAGGCCGTAGACGCTGCCGTAAAGCCCGGCAACGACTACGACCGACCCTTCGACGGCCGCTGTCGAAACCACCGGATTGTCGAGCCGGATCTTTTTTCGCGTGGCGCCGTCGAAGCGACGTACAAAGAAAAAGTCGCCGTCCATGGTGCCGAAATAGACCAGCGAATCATCCGATACAACTTGGACATTGCCTGAGATCGTAAAGTCGACGGACGCAGGAAGTGGAAAGCTGTAGCCCGGGCGCGAATCGAGATCGTGCGGCCATCCGGGGACACTTCTGCGGTTACGGAGCGTCAAGTTTTCTCCAACCCAAAACCACCGTACCCGATAGGGCGGTGAAACCGTAAAGGATACGCGACCATGATGCTCGGAATTGTTCTGCAGCTGCCTCCAGCCCTGAGGATAAAGCTCGATTGAGAAAAGAATAACCAGCAAAAGGATCAAAAATCTTAGCATACGGCTCCTCCCTTGGGTTTAGGGAAAAAGTAATCGATGATTAATAAAAAATATTCCCTAAAAAATCATGTTAAAAAATTATTAAAATAATCCAATTCGGTATCGTAACGAATCTTATTGTATAAAGACTTTTATCGCGACGGCAGCAAGTTTTTACTTTTTTTATTATGAATCTATTATGCCGTTAGCACTACAGATGCATATTGGGGCTGAAAAATCCTTTTCTAAGCTGCAAGATTTCCGCGCTGATATATGGGCCTATACCCTTAATATCTAATCGAAAAGCCATTGAGGGAGGGTGTTGAATCTGTGAGGCTGAAATTTGGTGGAAAGGTCTATTTCGGACTAGGTCGACATCCTTATATATTGAAAAGTGGTGCTAAAGAAAGGGCAGGTGCTCACAGAAGAAATGAAGCGCCTGCCCATTGAAAGCCTCTATATCGTTTGCATGATCTTCTAGGGTACTCCGATCCTAAAGCTTAACCTGGAAATCAACGGCGGTTAGGCAACAGATCGGTTAGAATAGAAACACCGGCTAAAACGGGAAACAGACCGAAATATTCGGCATAAAGCTGTAATAGACAAGTCCGAATGACTGCAATGAGCGGACGCCCATTTGATTTGTCGCATCACTGTCGATATAACCGTTTTTATTCCAAGTCCAATGTCCGCGTTCGCCGCTTCCCATCAGTCCGTAATTCAGGTTGTAGCTCAAAGAAATGGGAAAATAGGGAAACTCGTATTTTAAAATAAAAGAACCAAAATAGACACTTTGGTCGGTAAAGGATAGTTTTCCTCTGTGCGGGAAAGAAATGCTGCCTCTATCTACGTGTTCTTGATAAAGGTTGTAGCTCATTTCCGAGACTTCCGGTTTTCCGGTCCCAATCGCCACACCCAAAGAAAAACGACCCAAAGTACGGTCTGTTAGGATCGGCATATTGTACCCAAGGCTGATATATGTAAACTCATTCTTAAATTCTCCTTCCCAAACGAACTTGGTATTTCCTGTAGGAACCATGTTCACTATTTTAGATTTTTTAACATTAACCCGCGGGGAATTTTGCAGACTTCCGACTGCGATAAACAACCTTTGCTTGAAGAGCGACAACGTTATCTGTTTTAATTCCGCATCGGTGCCGGCCCAAACAATAGGTCTTTGATCAGACGGACCAAAGCTGTTATAGGCATAAAAAGCGTCCAGAGGCATATTGGCATTTGTCTCACTATAACCGGCCGCAGCGTTTGAGGTTCTGCCGAAATTGACACCGATCGAAAAATTTTTATTCCACCAACGATCGTAGGCCTTGGAATTGGTAAAGGAAATACCCACTAAAATCGAGGCATAGATGACCATCTTGATTATCTTTTCCGTACCGGTCCGTAACATAGTTTTTCTCCTTTCTATTGCGTTGTTTAGCGACGACATTTGTAACATATTGATAATAAACATATTATATAAATAGACTGTTTCTGATTATTTTAAAAAACCAATATAAAAAAGTCAAGCGTTGTTTAGCGCTTTTCGAATAAAAGCAATTCTAAATATGATTATTTTTTCTGACCATTTAATAGAGTGATTGCTTCAAATGTTATTTGTTACTTGACGTTGCTTTGTTTACATTTATCACAATTTCTTAGGTGGGCATAGCTACATAATGCATTTATGATGAGGAAATCCCATGGTTTTTCCCAAGAGGATAAAGCCGACTTCTTAGAGAC includes the following:
- a CDS encoding PQQ-like beta-propeller repeat protein, with the translated sequence MLRFLILLLVILFSIELYPQGWRQLQNNSEHHGRVSFTVSPPYRVRWFWVGENLTLRNRRSVPGWPHDLDSRPGYSFPLPASVDFTISGNVQVVSDDSLVYFGTMDGDFFFVRRFDGATRKKIRLDNPVVSTAAVEGSVVVVAGLYGSVYGLSTPTGGILWRVDFPKAITIAPIIRSGRVYCADHSGRVSAIDLQSGAVLWSQNLRYPVQGTPAANDNYLVVCSEDMNVHLLNAQTGALLRSRRVYGQSFRDTHVVILDNMAYVTAVPAPMFGSEWMMEEVMEASTSFDDEEQKILAWLTGNSPYPYASPDWKTKYAFRLPSFDEAFPIASGPNDGCGMSPPSMVVDNQNRVLSWFKTRFPTFTDGPSSIFGSNYNMDIMYIHPQTGRRMRIELGRDGGMWMRESDNLYALSVSGNLLWMRQNFRGTQVIDLTTADYSYVQVEAQVRDGGDFTGANFWYVYNEINLPETSQPHWQGRVAPSFAGGFAFWCENYGVVCVETDLR